ATCCTGGCGGTCTTCGTTGCGGGCGTGGTCCTGCGCCGCGCCATGAAGCAGGAGCACCAGCAGGCGCACGAGCATTTCCAGGATGCGGTCGACCGGTCTCTAACCCTGCCGATCTTCGTGGTACTGGGCGCCAGCGTGCCGATCTCGGGCTGGCTCGAAGGCGGCTGGCCGCTCGTTATTGCGGCCCTGTGCATCGCCCTTTTCCGGCGTGTCCCCATCTGGCTGGCCCTGCAATTGCTGGCCAGGCCCTATGCCGGCAAGTCCCATGCGCTGTTCGCAGGCTGGTTCGGCCCCGTCGGCGTCGCGGCCCTGTTCTATGCCTGCGTGGCGCTGGAGCACCATGCCACGCCGATCGTCTGGCATCTCGTCAGCCTGACCGTGTGCATTTCAGTGGTGCTGGCCGGCCTGACCGGCACGCCGCTGACCCGTCAGTTCCCGGAGACCGGCGACGACGCGGACGGTAGCGACGGGGACGACCGGTAGGCCCGCCCTGCCGTGCCGCCAGTCAACCGAGCCTGGCGAAATTGGCGACGCCGGGTGCGCTCTTCCGGGTCGGGCGCGGCGCGGACGAGGTGATTTCCGCCAGCCGTTCCATCGCGCCGGTCACCGTGGCCATCCGGCTTTCGTCGATCCTGTAATAGACGAGCTTGGCATCCTTGCGGGTCTGCACGAGGCCCGCATTGCGCAGGACCGCCAGTTGCTGCGACAGCGTGGGCTGGCCGATCTCGGCGGCATCGTCGATCTCTCCGACGTTGAGTTCCGTCCCCGCCAGGGCCTGCATGATGCGAAGGCGCACCGGGTGCGCGAGGGCCTTCAGCGCGTCGACGATTTCCGCGTCGGTCATTTGCGCGTGCCCCGCCCGGTTTCCTTCATGAACCAGTCGGTCTGGCCCTTCGCGGCGAAGACCGTATCGAGCGACGCGTCTGGCTGCGCGAGGAGCGCGTCGCCCGGCGTCCAGTTCGCGGGCGCCAGCACCGGCCCGTCATCGACCGCCTGCAGCGCGTCGAGCGTGCGGAGCATCTCTGGCGTCGAGCGGCCGACATTGGCGGGGTAGCAGGTCATGGCGCGGACGATGCCCTGCGGATCGATGAAGAAGGTGGTCCGGACCGTCGCGCTGTCGTTGTCGTTCGGCGCGACCATGCCGTAGGCGCGCCCGATCACCAGCGTGGGATCCTCCACGATCGGGAACCGGACCTCGATGTCGAAGCGATCGCGGATCAGGCGCAGCCAGGCGAAATGCGAG
This genomic interval from Qipengyuania sp. JC766 contains the following:
- a CDS encoding metalloregulator ArsR/SmtB family transcription factor, whose amino-acid sequence is MTDAEIVDALKALAHPVRLRIMQALAGTELNVGEIDDAAEIGQPTLSQQLAVLRNAGLVQTRKDAKLVYYRIDESRMATVTGAMERLAEITSSAPRPTRKSAPGVANFARLG
- a CDS encoding peroxiredoxin, translated to MTLEPSPAREAPYAGLRIGDAAPDFSARSTAGDVRLSDFRGRWLILFSHPADFTPVCTTEFVALAEAADEFAQRDCALMALSVDSLFSHFAWLRLIRDRFDIEVRFPIVEDPTLVIGRAYGMVAPNDNDSATVRTTFFIDPQGIVRAMTCYPANVGRSTPEMLRTLDALQAVDDGPVLAPANWTPGDALLAQPDASLDTVFAAKGQTDWFMKETGRGTRK